A genomic stretch from Corynebacterium terpenotabidum Y-11 includes:
- a CDS encoding CPBP family intramembrane glutamic endopeptidase: MSTELRPTDRRALQWEIVLVLAATFGASGVRAALRLLESATAPEDLNDQTTTLNAPQSSLTWLDPLFQLISSGVLLAWGGLAAFLLLRHLPPRLAERPVLRPSLRDVLPGAGLAALIGLPGLAFYVAAVQLNLSKQVMASGLDSSVGDVLLLVINAWANGVAEEIIVVAWLVTRMRQLTVPWAWVFVASAVLRGSYHLYQGYSAGLGNIIMGLVFVYVYYRTRRVWPLIIAHGLIDTVAFVGYQLLDGVPGV; encoded by the coding sequence ATGAGCACTGAGCTGCGGCCCACCGACCGGCGTGCCCTTCAGTGGGAGATCGTTCTCGTCCTCGCCGCCACTTTCGGCGCCTCCGGTGTGCGGGCGGCGCTGCGCCTGCTGGAATCGGCGACGGCACCAGAGGACCTCAACGACCAGACCACCACGCTCAATGCCCCGCAATCATCCCTGACCTGGCTTGATCCCCTGTTCCAACTGATCAGTTCCGGGGTGCTGCTGGCCTGGGGTGGACTGGCGGCATTCCTGCTGCTGCGCCATCTGCCACCCCGGCTCGCAGAACGGCCGGTCCTGCGGCCGTCCCTGCGTGATGTCCTCCCCGGGGCAGGCCTCGCGGCACTGATCGGGCTGCCCGGCCTGGCGTTCTATGTCGCGGCAGTGCAGTTGAACCTGTCCAAGCAGGTGATGGCCTCCGGCCTGGATTCCTCGGTCGGTGACGTGCTGCTGCTGGTGATCAACGCCTGGGCCAACGGCGTCGCCGAGGAAATCATCGTCGTGGCCTGGCTGGTGACGAGGATGAGACAGCTCACGGTGCCCTGGGCGTGGGTCTTCGTGGCGTCCGCGGTCCTGCGCGGCAGCTACCACCTCTACCAGGGATATTCGGCCGGGCTCGGGAACATCATCATGGGGCTGGTGTTCGTCTACGTCTACTACCGGACGCGGCGGGTGTGGCCGCTGATCATCGCCCACGGTCTCATCGACACCGTGGCCTTCGTCGGCTACCAGCTGCTCGACGGCGTGCCCGGGGTGTAG
- a CDS encoding amidase family protein: MAQTGTPTGAAARLRSAQASTGLSAAELGVARLYDHPHVTMCAEPTGSLTGVEVLVKDLQRVAGETTGFGSPAHEFVSATDDATVRSLLATGAHLVGASVTAEFGATVYTEPDLVGGGPGPVNPVDARMTTGGSSSGAAVAVARGIVAVAHANDGGGSIRIPAAAVGLPGFKPAHRVFGSGVLPNPAAQGFIGADLELTARAYDIPRSPLRSGLRSGLRLGMTTVPFHGDPGQPGPTAVDPQIAAATTAASALLVTHPQVAGVTPVDAPYPVDRFAVFSRIMAARCTTLPDPLGPMPGWLKARGLELASSEIADATASLTALPEDIGRAWPEIDVVVTPTVACAPPPVGAFSALSVAGAHRLDFLAQTAWTPWATLWNLTGWAALSVPLVVPGPGRWPVSVHLGAVGDRVDAATLFALGTHLQAAVARLTSGDAAAHDAFTLTEPGDIEKLGYRPVAPAHSHRHGHGHPHEH, translated from the coding sequence ATGGCACAGACAGGGACCCCCACCGGCGCCGCGGCCCGCCTACGGTCGGCGCAGGCATCGACCGGGCTCAGCGCGGCGGAGCTCGGCGTCGCGCGCCTGTACGACCACCCGCACGTCACCATGTGCGCCGAGCCCACCGGCTCCCTGACCGGGGTAGAGGTCCTGGTCAAGGATCTGCAGCGCGTCGCCGGGGAGACCACCGGTTTCGGCAGCCCCGCCCACGAGTTCGTCTCCGCCACCGATGACGCCACGGTCCGCAGTCTCCTGGCCACCGGGGCGCACCTGGTCGGTGCGTCGGTGACCGCCGAATTCGGGGCGACGGTCTACACCGAGCCGGACCTCGTCGGCGGTGGGCCCGGCCCGGTGAATCCGGTGGACGCCCGGATGACCACCGGCGGCTCCTCGTCCGGGGCGGCCGTCGCCGTGGCCCGCGGCATCGTCGCGGTCGCCCACGCCAATGACGGCGGCGGGTCGATCCGCATCCCCGCTGCGGCGGTCGGGTTGCCCGGGTTCAAGCCTGCCCACCGCGTCTTCGGGTCCGGTGTCCTGCCGAATCCGGCGGCGCAGGGCTTCATCGGCGCTGATCTGGAGCTCACCGCCCGTGCCTACGACATCCCGCGGAGTCCGCTGCGGTCTGGCCTGCGCTCTGGCCTGCGTCTGGGAATGACTACGGTCCCCTTCCACGGTGATCCCGGCCAGCCCGGGCCGACCGCCGTGGACCCGCAGATCGCCGCAGCGACCACCGCGGCGTCCGCCCTGCTGGTCACCCACCCGCAGGTCGCCGGCGTCACCCCGGTCGACGCCCCGTACCCGGTCGACCGCTTCGCCGTCTTCTCCCGCATCATGGCCGCGCGGTGCACCACACTGCCTGACCCACTGGGGCCGATGCCGGGTTGGTTGAAGGCCCGCGGTCTGGAGCTTGCGTCCTCCGAGATTGCGGACGCCACCGCCTCCCTCACGGCCCTGCCTGAGGACATCGGGCGCGCCTGGCCGGAGATCGACGTGGTCGTCACGCCGACTGTCGCGTGCGCCCCTCCGCCGGTCGGCGCATTCTCCGCCCTGTCAGTGGCCGGCGCACACCGGCTGGACTTCCTCGCCCAGACCGCGTGGACACCGTGGGCGACCCTGTGGAACCTCACCGGCTGGGCCGCGCTCTCGGTTCCCCTCGTCGTCCCCGGCCCGGGGCGCTGGCCGGTCTCGGTGCATCTCGGGGCGGTCGGCGACCGGGTGGACGCGGCGACGCTCTTCGCGCTCGGCACCCATCTGCAGGCCGCGGTGGCCCGACTGACCAGTGGGGACGCCGCGGCGCACGATGCCTTCACCCTCACCGAGCCCGGGGACATCGAGAAGTTGGGCTACCGGCCGGTCGCGCCGGCGCATTCCCACCGGCACGGCCACGGGCACCCGCATGAGCACTGA
- the pheA gene encoding prephenate dehydratase codes for MTTVAYLGPRGTFTEQAVLDFTAAGHIPADANLVTVTSPGAALDLVRSGDADLACVALESSVDGPVTQTFDALATGEPLQILREHDVPVAFSILIRPGTQLEDIRSIATHPVAEAQIRGWLAEHLPEVGFVPATSNGAAAAAVAAGEADAAAAPARAGVLNDLEPLAEQVADIKDARTRFVLVGRPQSPPARTGHDRTCVVLRVPNQPASLVMALMELATRRVDMSRIESRPTRERAGTYDFHVEIVGHLEDAAVAEALAGLHRYCDKVRYLGSWPQEGWIGGVSGLEGSVPPDYASSREWVRELRRGGRNG; via the coding sequence ATGACCACCGTCGCATATCTCGGGCCCCGGGGCACGTTCACTGAACAGGCTGTCCTCGATTTCACCGCCGCCGGACATATCCCGGCCGACGCGAACCTCGTCACGGTGACATCCCCGGGTGCGGCCCTCGACCTGGTGCGTTCCGGGGACGCGGACCTCGCCTGCGTCGCCCTGGAATCCAGTGTGGACGGGCCCGTCACCCAGACCTTCGATGCTTTGGCGACGGGGGAACCGCTGCAGATCCTGCGGGAACATGATGTGCCGGTCGCCTTCTCCATCCTGATCCGGCCCGGTACGCAGCTGGAGGACATCCGGTCGATCGCGACGCACCCGGTCGCCGAAGCGCAGATCCGCGGGTGGTTGGCGGAGCATCTGCCCGAGGTGGGGTTCGTTCCGGCGACCTCCAACGGAGCAGCGGCGGCAGCGGTGGCCGCCGGGGAGGCGGACGCGGCGGCCGCTCCCGCACGGGCCGGCGTCCTCAATGACCTGGAGCCGTTGGCCGAGCAGGTCGCGGACATCAAGGATGCGCGGACCCGGTTCGTACTCGTGGGTCGTCCGCAGTCACCGCCGGCGCGGACCGGGCATGACCGGACATGTGTGGTGCTGCGAGTGCCGAATCAACCGGCGTCGCTGGTGATGGCGTTGATGGAGTTGGCGACGCGCCGGGTGGATATGTCGCGGATCGAGTCGCGTCCGACCCGGGAACGCGCCGGGACCTATGACTTCCATGTGGAGATCGTGGGCCATCTGGAGGACGCCGCGGTCGCTGAGGCGCTTGCCGGCCTGCACCGCTACTGTGACAAGGTCCGGTATCTGGGGTCTTGGCCGCAGGAAGGATGGATCGGCGGGGTGAGCGGACTGGAAGGGTCCGTGCCGCCGGACTATGCGAGCTCCCGGGAATGGGTCCGTGAACTGCGACGCGGTGGGCGTAACGGATGA
- a CDS encoding histidine phosphatase family protein translates to MTRLLFIRHGQTTSNLSHSLDTNLPGAALTGLGWSQARTAGERIAGEHLAGEYGDGLILTSSQALRAQQTASGIVEGAAGAGLVLPDAPTLPGISEIPAGDFEMRSDPEAQYGYHQTFGRWLGGALDDAMPGALTGRAVVGRYLDTLLPQLVTAQRTGADLAVVSHGAVIRLMAGYLGRVDPEWAVRTLLPNTSRVELEVPEFGVVGTGAAGAAQSAPMLPVVPELPTVDAPMVETADYLPSGAVGVEVLSDVVSAGWKVTDWGGHGEPPRVG, encoded by the coding sequence ATGACTCGACTGCTGTTCATCCGGCACGGGCAGACGACGTCGAATCTCTCCCATTCGCTGGACACGAACCTGCCCGGTGCCGCACTGACGGGTCTGGGCTGGTCACAGGCCCGGACGGCCGGCGAGCGGATCGCGGGGGAACATCTCGCCGGGGAGTACGGGGACGGGTTGATCCTCACCTCCTCGCAGGCGTTGCGGGCGCAGCAGACGGCGTCCGGCATTGTCGAAGGTGCGGCGGGGGCGGGCCTGGTGCTGCCGGATGCTCCGACGTTGCCAGGGATCTCGGAGATCCCGGCGGGTGATTTCGAGATGCGCAGTGATCCCGAGGCGCAGTACGGGTACCACCAGACGTTCGGCAGGTGGCTCGGCGGTGCGCTGGATGACGCGATGCCGGGGGCGTTGACCGGGCGGGCCGTGGTCGGCCGGTACCTGGACACGCTGCTGCCGCAGCTGGTGACCGCGCAGCGCACCGGTGCCGACCTGGCGGTGGTGAGCCATGGGGCGGTGATCCGGTTGATGGCCGGCTACCTGGGCCGGGTCGATCCGGAGTGGGCGGTGCGGACGCTGCTGCCGAACACCTCGCGGGTGGAGCTGGAGGTGCCGGAGTTCGGGGTGGTCGGCACGGGCGCTGCGGGTGCCGCACAGTCGGCGCCGATGCTGCCGGTGGTGCCGGAACTGCCGACGGTGGATGCGCCGATGGTGGAGACTGCGGACTATCTGCCGTCCGGGGCGGTGGGTGTTGAGGTGCTCAGCGACGTGGTCTCCGCCGGGTGGAAGGTCACCGACTGGGGCGGGCACGGGGAGCCGCCGCGGGTGGGGTAG
- a CDS encoding metallopeptidase family protein, translated as MVEVTDEEFEELVDRGLDLIPHKLLNSLDNVAIVVEDRNEDDPTLLGLYHGVALTERSVEWPTYLPDKISIYRGALCEWCRTHEELVDQVAITVVHEIGHHFGIDDARLHELGWG; from the coding sequence ATGGTCGAGGTCACTGATGAAGAGTTCGAGGAGCTGGTCGACCGGGGGCTTGACCTAATCCCCCACAAGCTCCTCAACAGCCTGGACAACGTCGCCATCGTCGTCGAGGACCGCAATGAGGATGATCCCACTCTCCTCGGCCTGTACCACGGCGTCGCGCTGACGGAACGCTCCGTCGAATGGCCGACCTACCTGCCGGACAAGATCAGCATCTACCGCGGTGCCCTCTGCGAGTGGTGCCGGACCCATGAGGAACTCGTCGACCAGGTCGCCATCACCGTTGTCCACGAGATCGGCCACCACTTCGGTATCGACGATGCCCGCCTCCATGAACTCGGCTGGGGCTGA
- a CDS encoding MspA family porin, with amino-acid sequence MIGTLAVAGIGASSVSGAGADIIDYLPWPAQVSGGEVSLPDREASRTTVDGWVLHAGKSNEVINLAPALDGGMSTGEFFGSMDARVWIDGAGAPELTGAMFETGYQIGCGVDISSGVDATVGFTQGIAPHADAGITGGPSVNIPLGVINGMAVGADATATVQVGVDGKTEADQSFTTHLAPGTVTDVPLVSMPVDAGYKRAAAGVTGAHFQINGCLGPVSVRSYVTVSSVSPTSVDAVSVYGDPRRVR; translated from the coding sequence GTGATCGGGACCCTGGCCGTGGCCGGTATCGGTGCCTCGTCTGTCTCAGGTGCCGGTGCGGACATCATCGACTACCTGCCGTGGCCTGCTCAGGTCTCCGGTGGGGAAGTCTCACTTCCGGATCGGGAGGCGTCCCGCACCACCGTCGACGGCTGGGTGCTGCACGCCGGAAAGTCCAATGAGGTGATCAACCTCGCCCCGGCGCTTGATGGTGGGATGTCCACCGGGGAGTTCTTCGGGTCGATGGACGCGCGGGTGTGGATCGACGGGGCAGGTGCCCCGGAGCTGACTGGGGCGATGTTCGAGACCGGATACCAGATTGGTTGCGGGGTGGACATCTCCTCCGGTGTGGATGCGACCGTCGGGTTCACCCAGGGCATTGCCCCGCACGCCGATGCCGGGATCACCGGGGGCCCGAGTGTGAACATCCCGCTGGGCGTGATCAACGGGATGGCCGTGGGTGCGGATGCTACCGCGACGGTGCAGGTCGGGGTGGACGGTAAGACCGAGGCGGACCAGAGCTTCACCACGCATCTGGCGCCGGGCACGGTCACGGATGTGCCGTTGGTATCCATGCCGGTTGATGCGGGATACAAGCGGGCGGCGGCCGGGGTCACCGGGGCGCACTTCCAGATCAACGGGTGCCTGGGGCCGGTGAGTGTGCGCTCGTATGTCACGGTGTCTTCGGTGTCTCCGACGTCGGTGGATGCGGTGAGTGTCTACGGTGACCCACGCCGGGTCCGCTGA
- a CDS encoding transposase: MARVINTLRKGLPKGLEELEELAQLGRTLWRRRTDILAYFDIGASNGPVEAINGRLEHLRGIALGLRNLEHYILRSLIQSGQLQRRINAL; this comes from the coding sequence ATGGCCAGGGTGATCAACACGCTACGCAAGGGCCTACCGAAGGGGCTGGAGGAGCTGGAGGAGCTGGCGCAGCTGGGTCGGACATTGTGGCGCCGACGTACCGACATCCTCGCCTACTTCGACATCGGCGCATCCAACGGGCCGGTCGAGGCAATCAACGGGAGGCTGGAACACCTACGCGGCATCGCCCTGGGGCTCAGAAACCTCGAGCACTATATCTTGCGGTCGTTGATCCAGTCCGGGCAACTGCAGCGTCGGATCAACGCACTCTAG
- a CDS encoding septum formation family protein, which yields MSSEAPSHPRRRRVLKIALAAALCGGVGAATYAAVSPDGSSLIVPDHDGDDTSEQVAFSDADAGDCLNWTQDGEVTRDIVTVDCAEPHRFEVATREDLSQYPTSEFGEDAPQPDLERQQQLTEELCVSPTTEYLGGKLDPTGRYTISPILPPAEGWAEGDRTMLCGVMVTDADGTAQEVTGVAAGSDQSRFSQVDTCVRATDDTATEVPCDQPHSWQVTKVVNLGDNFTGEWPSVEDQNTWLAGICDAAAVDYFGGGDAGDEALYQSTLAPFWTTMSEDSWNAGSRTVNCSLVKGTEDNTGFAELAGDVRGDFTIDGAAPEQQPERNPVL from the coding sequence ATGTCCTCTGAAGCTCCCTCGCATCCCCGTCGTCGGCGCGTCCTGAAGATCGCCCTTGCTGCCGCCCTGTGCGGCGGTGTGGGTGCGGCCACCTATGCGGCGGTCAGTCCGGACGGGTCCAGTCTCATCGTTCCGGACCATGACGGGGATGACACCTCGGAGCAGGTCGCGTTCAGTGACGCGGACGCCGGGGACTGTCTGAACTGGACGCAGGACGGAGAAGTCACCCGCGATATCGTCACGGTGGACTGCGCCGAGCCGCACCGGTTCGAGGTGGCGACGCGGGAGGATCTGTCGCAGTATCCGACGAGTGAGTTCGGGGAGGACGCCCCCCAGCCGGACCTGGAGCGCCAGCAGCAGCTCACCGAGGAGTTGTGCGTGTCACCGACGACCGAGTACCTCGGCGGGAAGCTGGATCCGACCGGGCGGTACACGATTTCGCCGATCCTGCCGCCGGCCGAGGGGTGGGCCGAGGGCGACCGGACGATGTTGTGCGGAGTCATGGTGACCGACGCCGACGGGACGGCCCAGGAGGTCACCGGGGTGGCCGCAGGTTCCGACCAGTCCCGGTTCTCCCAGGTGGACACGTGTGTGCGTGCGACCGACGATACGGCGACCGAGGTGCCCTGCGATCAGCCGCATTCGTGGCAGGTGACGAAGGTGGTGAACCTGGGCGACAATTTCACCGGGGAGTGGCCGTCGGTGGAGGACCAGAACACCTGGCTGGCGGGGATCTGCGACGCGGCAGCGGTGGACTATTTCGGCGGCGGGGACGCCGGGGATGAGGCGCTGTACCAGTCGACGCTGGCCCCGTTCTGGACGACGATGTCCGAGGATTCGTGGAATGCGGGATCACGGACGGTGAACTGTTCCCTGGTCAAGGGCACGGAAGACAACACCGGTTTTGCGGAGCTCGCCGGTGATGTGCGTGGTGACTTCACGATCGACGGTGCTGCCCCCGAGCAGCAGCCGGAGCGGAATCCGGTGTTGTAG